One genomic window of Myxocyprinus asiaticus isolate MX2 ecotype Aquarium Trade chromosome 5, UBuf_Myxa_2, whole genome shotgun sequence includes the following:
- the LOC127441327 gene encoding voltage-dependent calcium channel beta subunit-associated regulatory protein-like → MSDESPVQTRLTTDVPLASGAQDNYVLLLVLLCVFAGGMLIVLSILLIFCHRCCRGGRRYSRASDDLEKTNTTYVEEIQTTQDVTIRLESGESLSTSSCHGDTDTEHFLSAACTGRRVSFNESAVYEQSAKDQEKGRRYTLTEGDFHHLKKARLTHLHIQTPALNILTIMECDSPENSVSVSEQPSHTPALAIFQPSEGPSPELPVSWNSQSPVCALPGDSLNSTLNASVINGNTEYATKPPRSQTVELISSSVQMEKDSGSGPVSGAIRSGPALTHGTMFHFLSKLRRHASLEGAAPFFTVKKWKFDTIQRAASLDIKGSPRRRAFQRQRAASETLEQDEENFQGGVGDFLLRKPPIQPQTETLRRLSASSLDTSAGLPAPLSRLEVQAAMELNYHVEGMTTDAALMLPSSRQPLEMDIAAEEDGQEIMAEASGGDTEEFGLACRQESLEQPSLYRDIWSLRASLEQYASSDLSSNDRDSTRSDADSVCSVGASRMGVPCNQSQDIDDEMDGDVELPYNDEVRDAGLRRNGRDSVESERGSDGEMGNRKLLQMDSGYASIEAPCKAPEEVRLFGSASMKTASERRRFFTNAGRKGTVCESFEARLFKEELEDEVPESSVTVEAENPISVTPELAPETKSRPRFQRRDYSIDEKTDALFNEFLRHDPQFDQQGSPSLRHRHRSRIHLRKQWQRTKQYSDPGAARYSPSLERQRCYPLRRGDSENYPLDTRYHSTLPRIASAADEEASEGAAGTESTLSDKPEELEGAGQASETGSSGPDLEENINNSSNNTSCQFSSSHLQDNSARDCGIPKNVKTDSHKHLPMDHGETTFSTHLQSNTNTLMHGNIHHTDTDEVDYTHNAVTDISPSDKLASTLDNWIYSSLRTQRGSQECAVTVSRTSPEQE, encoded by the exons ATGAGTGATGAGTCTCCTGTACAGACCCGCCTCACCACT gaCGTGCCATTGGCGTCTGGCGCGCAGGACAACTACGTGCTTCTGCTggtgttgttgtgtgtgtttgctggcGGGATGCTGATCGTTCTGTCCATCCTGCTCATCTTCTGTCACCGCTGCTGTCGAGGAGGACGCCGATACTCCAG AGCGAGTGATGATCTGGAGAAAACCAACACCACATACGTAGAGGAGATTCAGACAACACAAG ATGTGACCATCAGACTGGAGAGCGGCGAGTCGCTGTCCACGTCCAGTTGTCATGGCGATACAGACACAGAGCATTTCCTGTCTGCCGCGTGCACAGGGCGACGGGTGTCGTTCAACGAGAGCGCCGTCTATGAGCAGAGCGCCAAAGACCAAGAGAAAGGTCGTAG GTACACCCTCACAGAGGGCGACTTTCATCACCTGAAGAAAGCTCGTCTGACTCACCTGCACATACAGACTCCTGCACTGAACATCCTCACCATCATGGAGTGTGACTCACCTGAGAACAGCGTCAGTGTCTCTGAACAGCCCTCACACACACCTGCCCTCGCTATATTTCAG CCCAGCGAGGGCCCCTCTCCAGAGctgcctgtctcgtggaacagtCAAAGTCCCGTCTGCGCTCTGCCTGGAGATTCGCTCAACTCCACCCTGAACGCCAGCGTTATTAACGGCAACACCGAATACGCCACAAAGCCACCACGATCGCAAACC GTGGAGTTGATAAGCAGCAGTGTGCAGATGGAGAAGGATTCTGGTTCCGGTCCGGTCTCGGGGGCGATTCGCTCCGGTCCAGCTCTGACTCACGGCACCATGTTTCATTTCCTATCTAAACTTCGGCGTCATGCCAGTCTGGAGGGCGCTGCGCCGTTCTTTACCGTCAAGAAGTGGAAGTTTGACACCATTCAGAGAGCAGCAAGCCTTGACATAAAAG GATCTCCACGGAGACGTGCGTTTCAGAGGCAGAGAGCGGCCAGCGAGACTCTCGAGCAAGACGAGGAAAATTTCCAAGGTGGAGTCGGTGACTTCCTGCTGCGCAAACCCCCTATTCAGCCACAGACGGAAACCCTCAGACGGCTCTCCGCGAGCTCTCTGGACACCAGCGCAGGGCTTCCAGCTCCCCTCAGCAG GTTAGAGGTCCAGGCCGCAATGGAGCTCAATTATCATGTAGAGGGCATGACGACAGACGCGGCACTAATGCTTCCCTCATCACGCCAACCTCTGGAGATGGACATCGCTGCTGAAGAGGATGGACAGGAAATTATGGCAGAAGCATCAGGAGGAGATACTGAAGAATTTGGACTAGCTTGCCGTCAGGAGAGTTTGGAGCAGCCGAGCCTGTATCGTGACATCTGGAGCCTGAGAGCATCCCTGGAGCAGTACGCCTCTTCTGACCTGAGCAGCAACGACAGAGACTCCACTCGCAGCGATGCCGACAGCGTCTGCTCAGTAGGTGCCTCAAGAATGGGTGTCCCCTGCAACCAATCGCAAGACATTGATGATGAGATGGACGGGGATGTCGAGTTGCCGTACAACGATGAGGTGAGGGACGCAGGTCTGAGGAGAAATGGAAGAGACAGCGTGGAATCTGAACGAGGCAGCGATGGAGAGATGGGCAACCGGAAGCTGTTGCAGATGGACAGCGGTTATGCGTCGATCGAAGCGCCGTGCAAGGCTCCGGAGGAAGTTCGACTCTTTGGAAGTGCTTCTATGAAGACTGCTTCAGAACGGCGACGCTTTTTCACAAATGCTGGGCGGAAAGGGACGGTTTGCGAGAGTTTTGAGGCGCGGCTATTCAAGGAAGAACTAGAAGACGAGGTTCCAGAAAGCAGCGTAACTGTGGAGGCAGAGAATCCTATTAGTGTCACTCCAGAACTCGCCCCCGAAACCAAATCCAGGCCGCGCTTCCAGCGTCGTGACTACAGCATCGATGAGAAGACTGATGCGCTGTTCAACGAATTCTTGCGCCATGATCCTCAGTTTGACCAGCAGGGGTCACCCTCATTGCGACACCGCCATCGCTCACGTATCCATCTTCGGAAGCAGTGGCAGCGCACCAAGCAGTACAGTGACCCCGGTGCTGCACGATATTCGCCATCCCTAGAGCGACAGCGCTGCTACCCGCTACGCAGAGGCGACAGTGAAAACTACCCCTTGGACACGCGCTACCATAGCACCCTGCCTCGCATTGCTAGCGCCGCGGACGAAGAGGCCAGTGAGGGTGCAGCTGGTACTGAATCTACTTTGTCAGACAAGCCAGAAGAGCTCGAGGGTGCTGGTCAAGCCTCAGAAACTGGAAGCTCTGGTCCAGACCTGGAGGAGAACATcaacaacagcagcaacaacACAAGCTGTCAATTCTCTTCATCTCATCTGCAGGACAACAGTGCCAGGGATTGTGGGATACCCAAGAACGTTAAGACAGATTCACACAAACATTTGCCGATGGACCATGGTGAGACCACTTTTAGCACTCATTTGCAATCAAATACAAACACACTCATGCATGGAAACATCCATCATACTGACACAGATGAAGTGGACTACACACATAACGCCGTTACTGACATCAGTCCATCAGACAAACTGGCGTCCACTCTGGACAATTGGATCTACTCCAGTCTGAGGACTCAAAGAGGAAGTCAAGAGTGTGCAGTGACTGTAAGCCGCACCTCACCTGAACAAGAATAA